One candidate division WOR-3 bacterium DNA segment encodes these proteins:
- a CDS encoding OmpA family protein, whose protein sequence is MKRNIITLFVVIALCTAYSNNQGAYGLFRTESAWNGGAGHFHIGWFGRYFTETRDVAIIGEPAGEAVHGGGDMFFGLGYAITDNLAFNIATSLHGDGVNYTATDYNRASLGWGDTKLGLKLSLGKENFAWAIGPVLSLPTGSDRGTSLTQRNYPIFGEAYGNDGGVFRYFSSGAIDYGVLMGVSFKSKLMTLDLNGGYIDRNKNDDEMGWRNNYTIYRAALSWDLGKITPFIEVGGIDFCGEDQFFTFIDDDAIFGANEVYYTPGISFRPGRFSLNLAVDVRAWEGLNDHAFPTALTDSTNITTGWGVAPPWAVIAGFSYCVDFKPEGPKLAIIAGTVVNDKTDEPLVANVAFYRDGSLVKSITSNTFGQFELKELEPGNYRIVASLDGFYDESIELLVGVGEKIPLSLRLRPVPTEGELTVNVIDLSTRQPMVAKVTIGDVVEEMTSSMTKTLKAGTYTIKASVTDENYLPYERTVTIEAGKKLELEIALVKKEFKIVLPEIYFETAKSEIKPESYPVLDDAAKTIAEIFAGNATTTIEVQGHTDSRGSDSYNLKLSQDRANAVKDYLVTKHNLDANRLIPKGYGESKPVVPNTTPENMAKNRRVEFVIIK, encoded by the coding sequence ATGAAACGCAACATTATAACGCTATTCGTTGTTATTGCTCTGTGCACTGCTTATTCTAATAATCAGGGTGCATACGGGCTATTCCGCACTGAGTCTGCCTGGAATGGCGGTGCTGGACATTTCCATATCGGTTGGTTCGGACGCTACTTCACCGAAACAAGGGATGTGGCAATTATCGGTGAGCCAGCAGGCGAAGCAGTCCATGGTGGTGGTGATATGTTTTTTGGTCTTGGTTATGCGATTACCGATAACCTGGCATTCAATATTGCGACTTCATTACATGGAGACGGTGTTAACTATACCGCAACCGATTACAATCGGGCAAGTTTAGGCTGGGGTGATACAAAACTCGGTTTGAAACTGAGCCTTGGTAAAGAAAACTTTGCCTGGGCAATCGGACCGGTTTTATCATTACCGACAGGTTCAGACCGCGGGACAAGTCTTACACAGAGAAACTACCCGATTTTCGGCGAAGCCTATGGTAATGATGGTGGTGTTTTTCGTTATTTCTCCAGTGGGGCAATAGATTACGGTGTTTTAATGGGCGTATCTTTTAAGTCCAAACTGATGACCCTTGATTTGAATGGAGGTTACATTGACCGAAATAAGAACGATGATGAAATGGGCTGGCGTAATAATTACACGATTTATCGCGCGGCATTGAGCTGGGATCTGGGTAAAATTACTCCGTTTATTGAAGTCGGTGGAATTGATTTTTGTGGTGAAGATCAGTTCTTTACATTTATTGATGATGATGCAATCTTTGGCGCGAATGAGGTTTATTATACCCCGGGTATCAGTTTCCGACCTGGTAGATTCAGTTTGAATCTTGCAGTTGATGTTCGCGCCTGGGAAGGATTGAATGACCACGCATTTCCAACTGCATTGACCGACAGCACAAATATTACCACCGGCTGGGGTGTTGCACCACCCTGGGCAGTGATTGCAGGATTCTCTTATTGTGTTGATTTCAAACCTGAAGGTCCAAAATTGGCAATTATTGCTGGAACTGTTGTCAATGATAAGACAGATGAACCACTCGTTGCTAATGTAGCATTTTACCGTGATGGTTCTCTTGTTAAATCCATTACTTCAAATACCTTTGGTCAATTTGAATTAAAGGAACTTGAACCCGGTAATTATCGCATTGTTGCATCACTTGATGGGTTTTATGATGAGTCAATTGAATTGCTGGTCGGTGTCGGAGAAAAGATACCTCTGAGTTTGAGATTGAGGCCGGTACCGACCGAAGGTGAACTGACAGTTAATGTAATTGATTTATCAACCCGTCAGCCAATGGTTGCGAAGGTTACTATCGGTGATGTTGTAGAAGAGATGACATCTTCAATGACCAAGACATTAAAGGCGGGCACATATACGATAAAGGCAAGTGTCACCGATGAGAATTATCTACCTTATGAGAGAACGGTAACAATAGAAGCGGGCAAAAAATTAGAACTGGAAATTGCACTTGTGAAGAAAGAATTCAAAATTGTATTGCCAGAAATTTATTTTGAAACGGCAAAGTCCGAGATAAAACCTGAATCGTATCCAGTCCTTGACGATGCCGCGAAAACAATTGCCGAGATCTTTGCAGGGAATGCGACCACAACTATTGAAGTTCAGGGTCATACCGATAGCAGAGGTTCTGATAGTTACAATCTTAAACTATCTCAAGATAGGGCAAACGCAGTCAAAGATTATCTCGTTACTAAACACAATCTGGATGCGAATCGTTTAATTCCCAAGGGATACGGTGAATCCAAACCAGTTGTGCCGAATACTACACCTGAGAATATGGCGAAGAATCGCAGGGTTGAATTTGTGATAATTAAATAA
- the mscL gene encoding large conductance mechanosensitive channel protein MscL: MFSEFKKFAMRGNVIDLAVGFIMGGAFGAIVNSLVNDIIMPPIGLLLNKVDFSNLFINLSGQPFTSLAEAKKAGAPTINYGLFLNTVINFIIIAFALFLMIKQVNRWTAPKPQAPAPPTTKECPFCFTAIPIKAVRCPNCTSELKE, translated from the coding sequence ATGTTTTCTGAATTCAAAAAATTTGCAATGCGGGGTAATGTTATTGACCTCGCAGTCGGTTTTATTATGGGCGGTGCCTTTGGTGCGATTGTAAACTCGCTGGTGAATGATATCATTATGCCGCCTATAGGGTTGCTGCTGAATAAAGTAGACTTTTCAAATCTATTCATAAACCTTTCCGGACAGCCGTTTACAAGTCTGGCAGAGGCAAAAAAAGCCGGTGCTCCAACAATAAATTATGGGCTATTTTTAAATACGGTGATTAATTTTATAATTATTGCCTTTGCGCTATTTCTCATGATTAAGCAGGTTAACCGATGGACTGCACCTAAACCCCAGGCACCCGCTCCACCGACGACCAAGGAATGCCCATTTTGTTTTACTGCTATTCCCATTAAAGCAGTGCGCTGCCCTAATTGCACATCTGAATTGAAAGAATAA
- a CDS encoding VIT1/CCC1 transporter family protein produces MPELDSVLREKIINSQRTELTEHYIYKKLSNFVKEEEYRRILMQISDEELKHYQFFKSLTGEELKPDGLKIFFYVGVARIFGINFGLKLMEKGEDLAQQTYDEIKKVASEIDNIIKDENRHENELISLIKEERLKYVSSIVLGLNDALVEISGALVGFSLALQKTQIVGIVGLITGIAGALSMGASSYLSAKEETSDKVPMKAGLYTGLAYIGTIVILVLPYFLLRNIVMCLGFTIITVFLLIYIFNYYVAVAKELKFRDRFLEMAGISLGVAAINFLIGLAMRKVFGIDI; encoded by the coding sequence ATGCCTGAATTAGATAGCGTGCTTAGAGAAAAAATAATTAATAGCCAGCGAACAGAACTAACCGAGCATTATATCTACAAAAAGCTTTCTAATTTTGTTAAAGAAGAAGAGTACCGAAGGATTCTTATGCAAATTTCTGATGAGGAACTCAAACATTATCAATTTTTTAAATCCCTGACAGGAGAAGAACTAAAACCAGATGGATTAAAAATCTTTTTTTATGTCGGGGTTGCACGGATTTTTGGTATAAATTTTGGACTAAAACTTATGGAAAAAGGCGAGGACCTTGCACAGCAAACATATGATGAAATAAAAAAAGTCGCATCTGAAATAGATAATATAATCAAGGATGAGAACAGACACGAAAATGAATTAATAAGTTTAATAAAAGAGGAACGTCTGAAATATGTAAGTTCAATCGTGCTTGGTTTGAATGATGCCCTGGTAGAAATAAGTGGGGCACTTGTAGGATTTTCTCTGGCACTTCAGAAAACACAGATTGTTGGAATTGTTGGCTTGATTACCGGTATCGCTGGTGCCCTTTCCATGGGTGCCTCTTCCTATTTGTCAGCCAAGGAAGAGACTTCGGATAAGGTTCCAATGAAAGCAGGTTTATACACTGGCCTTGCTTATATCGGCACGATCGTAATTCTTGTTCTACCGTATTTTCTGTTGAGAAATATTGTTATGTGTTTGGGATTCACAATTATTACTGTATTCCTCCTCATATATATTTTTAATTACTATGTTGCAGTTGCTAAAGAATTGAAATTTAGAGATAGATTTCTTGAAATGGCAGGGATAAGCCTTGGTGTTGCGGCGATAAACTTTTTGATAGGCTTGGCAATGCGCAAAGTGTTTGGAATAGACATATAG
- a CDS encoding transposase, whose translation MISPHVGQGFSLATNKKEYSTPKIKYKKRIRLKNFDYKGTYRYFVTLCTANKGMIFVKKSIVDWLIKLLRGSSESFGFKVWAYCFMPDHLHILIEGIRENSDFRKFIGQYKQITAYYYRKIKGRRLWQIGYYEHVLRKNEDTIAVAKYILGNPVRRGLVDDYKSYEFLGSFEFDVKQT comes from the coding sequence ATGATTTCGCCCCATGTAGGGCAAGGCTTTAGCCTTGCGACAAATAAGAAAGAATACTCTACCCCAAAAATCAAATATAAAAAACGTATTCGTTTGAAAAATTTTGATTATAAAGGAACCTATCGGTATTTTGTTACGCTGTGTACTGCTAATAAAGGCATGATTTTCGTAAAAAAATCAATTGTGGATTGGTTAATAAAATTACTTCGTGGGTCATCGGAATCTTTTGGGTTCAAAGTTTGGGCATATTGCTTTATGCCCGATCATTTACATATACTAATAGAGGGGATAAGAGAAAATTCTGATTTTAGAAAATTTATCGGTCAATACAAACAGATAACAGCATATTATTACAGAAAAATAAAAGGGCGAAGATTATGGCAGATTGGATATTATGAACATGTGCTTCGTAAAAATGAAGATACGATCGCCGTAGCAAAATACATTTTGGGTAATCCTGTGAGAAGGGGATTGGTAGATGATTATAAGAGTTATGAATTTCTTGGGTCTTTTGAGTTTGATGTTAAGCAAACCTAA
- a CDS encoding VIT1/CCC1 transporter family protein, translated as MLKHSLKTGFSFGSTSGIITTLGLMVGLHSGTHSKIVVIGGILTIAIADAFSDALGIHISEESENRHTTKEIWESTIMTFIAKFLFALTFLVPVLIFSLATAIIVSVIWGLFLICLFSFMMGKEQNSNPWTIVGEHLFITIVVIVITHFIGDWIATFK; from the coding sequence ATGCTTAAACATTCATTAAAAACCGGATTTAGTTTTGGCTCAACATCCGGAATAATAACAACCCTGGGGTTAATGGTGGGACTCCATTCAGGAACCCATTCAAAAATTGTAGTTATCGGTGGTATCCTGACAATTGCAATAGCCGATGCCTTCTCGGATGCCCTCGGTATTCACATCTCTGAAGAGTCCGAAAATAGACATACCACAAAAGAGATATGGGAATCAACGATAATGACATTTATTGCTAAATTCTTATTTGCCCTTACATTCCTTGTTCCGGTTTTAATCTTTTCTCTTGCTACAGCAATCATTGTCAGTGTTATATGGGGGCTTTTCCTCATCTGCCTTTTCAGTTTTATGATGGGCAAAGAACAAAATTCCAATCCTTGGACGATAGTAGGAGAACATTTATTTATCACGATTGTGGTTATAGTCATAACCCATTTCATTGGTGACTGGATCGCGACATTTAAATGA